The following are from one region of the Nicotiana tomentosiformis chromosome 7, ASM39032v3, whole genome shotgun sequence genome:
- the LOC138895566 gene encoding uncharacterized protein, with product MGAKVIVHIDHMALHYLMSKKDSKVRLMIWVLLFQELDINIQDRKESENQVADHLSPLEEEGRPHDGLEINDSFPEDQLLAISMKEVPWFADLADFLVCGIIPDEFSSNQRKRLKRDCQDYYWDKPYLFRIFTDGVVRRCVPDEEKNVILEACHS from the coding sequence atgggtgcaaaggttattgttcatataGATCATATGGCACTtcactatcttatgagcaagaaagattcaaaagttCGGTTGATGATATGGGTGCTATTGTTTCAAGAGCTTGATATTAATATCCAAGATCGAAAagagagtgaaaatcaagtggcggatcACTTGTCTcctttggaggaggaggggaggccgcatgatggccttgaaatcaatgactccttccccgaagaccaactcttggctatttcaatgaaggaggtgccatggtttgcCGATCTAGCagacttccttgtgtgtggaatcatcccggatgagttctcttcaaatcaaaggaagaggctcaaacgggattgtcaagattattattgggacaagCCTTACCTCTTCCGGATTTTCACGGATGGGGTAGTTAGACGATGTGTACCGGATGAAGAGAAAAATGTTATTCTTGAAGCTTGTCACTCTtag
- the LOC104093859 gene encoding COBRA-like protein 10, whose amino-acid sequence MVIKGKGMQIPWSAISWVALVLFFQTCNGQDYGGEEKPAAPPPEQEHCDGIFVTYSFEGRDKVYPLVKNISAQAWSFKSMLTVLNTGIYELKSWKVFVGFQHNELLVSADGAVAIDGDGFPVKVGKNGTTLAGYPQSDLKTAIDTAGDFTQMSAQISIKGTQFGLKDKATPMPKTIKLVNEGYKCPAPKRYTSYMHVCCTRDPKFKAKNVTTKFMPRRYGDLSIIYDVLSAYTNKYQAQVTIDNLNPLGRLDHWNLTWEWMRNEFIYSIKGAYTHKKDPSECIYGPQGQYYKDFDFTTVINCQKKPLISDLPKEKADDDKVGKLPYCCRNGTLLSPIMNETQARSIFQMEVFKLPPDLNRTALNPPQNWKIEGTINPSYQCGPPVRVDPSEFPDPNGIGIITTAVASWQITCNITRPKPKGAKCCVSFSAYYADSVIPCSTCACGCEQTSKCDANRKPLLLPPEALLVPFENREEKAKAWNDIKHFGPLPKKLPCPDNCGVSINWHVDSDYKSGWTARITLFNWGDDSFEDWFTAIQMKKDIASGYENVYSFNGTKLPNRNNTIFMQGLPGLNFLVGEVNGSNPNKDPRVPGKQQSVISFLKKYTPHINVAAGDGFPAKVFFNGEECALPPDLPSTASFKSKVGLLPAVLLALFTFLLLTDWLH is encoded by the exons ATGGTTATAAAAGGTAAAGGAATGCAAATTCCATGGAGTGCTATCTCTTGGGTCGCACTAGTGTTGTTTTTTCAAACATGTAACGGGCAAGATTATGGCGGAGAGGAAAAACCGGCGGCACCGCCACCGGAGCAAGAGCATTGTGATGGAATCTTTGTCACGTATAGTTTCGAGGGACGAGACAAAGTATATCCATTGGTGAAGAACATATCAGCACAAGCATGGTCATTTAAGTCCATGTTAACGGTGTTGAATACAGGGATTTATGAGCTGAAATCCTGGAAAGTTTTTGTGGGATTTCAGCATAATGAGTTGTTGGTATCCGCAGATGGAGCGGTTGCAATTGACGGTGATGGATTTCCTGTAAAAGTAGGTAAAAATGGTACAACATTGGCAGGGTATCCACAGTCTGATTTGAAAACAGCTATAGACACCGCAGGAGATTTTACTCAAATGTCTGCTCAAATCAGTATTAAGGGGACGCAATTTGGTCTCAAAGATAAAGCAACTCCTATGCCTAAAACAATCAAGCTCGTCAATGAGGGATACAAATGCCCTGCTCCTAAGCGCTATA CAAGTTATATGCATGTTTGCTGCACGAGGGATCCTAAATTCAAGGCCAAGAATGTGACCACCAAGTTCATGCCCCGCCGTTATGGAGACCTCTCCATAATTTACGATGTTCTATCAGCGTACACGAACAAGTACCAAGCCCAGGTCACTATTGATAATCTCAATCCTTTGGGTCGTCTTGATCATTGGAACTTAACGTGGGAGTGGATGAGAAATGAGTTCATTTACAGCATTAAAGGTGCCTATACTCACAAGAAAGACCCTTCTGAATGCATTTACGGACCTCAAGGACAATATTACAAGGATTTCGATTTCACTACTGTAATCAATTGCCAAAAGAAACCACTCATTTCTGATTTGCCTAAAGAGAAAGCCGACGATGATAAAGTTGGGAAATTACCTTATTGTTGCAGAAACGGGACTCTTTTGTCGCCTATCATGAATGAGACCCAAGCAAGATCCATTTTCCAGATGGAAGTTTTCAAACTCCCTCCTGATTTAAACAGAACCGCCTTAAATCCCCCTCAGAACTGGAAAATTGAGGGTACAATTAATCCGTCTTACCAATGTGGACCTCCAGTCAGAGTAGATCCATCTGAATTTCCAGATCCTAATGGAATTGGAATTATTACTACAGCAGTAGCTAGCTGGCAAATTACTTGTAACATTACTCGTCCGAAGCCCAAAGGAGCCAAATGCTGTGTTTCTTTCTCTGCTTATTATGCAGATTCTGTTATCCCATGCAGCACTTGCGCCTGCGGCTGTGAACAGACGTCTAAATGTGACGCGAATAGAAAGCCGCTGCTTCTTCCTCCTGAAGCACTTCTTGTCCCTTTTGAAAATAGAGAGGAAAAGGCTAAAGCTTGGAACGATATCAAACATTTTGGTCCTCTGCCCAAAAAATTACCTTGTCCTGATAATTGTGGGGTGAGCATTAATTGGCATGTGGATAGTGATTACAAGAGTGGATGGACTGCTAGAATAACTCTATTCAATTGGGGAGATGATTCTTTTGAAGATTGGTTTACAGCAATtcaaatgaaaaaagatatagctAGTGGCTATGAAAATGTTTATTCTTTCAATGGGACAAAGCTGCCTAATAGGAACAACACTATATTTATGCAAGGGTTGCCTGGTTTGAATTTCTTGGTTGGAGAAGTTAATGGGAGTAATCCTAATAAGGATCCAAGAGTGCCCGGAAAACAGCAATCTGTTATTTCTTTCTTAAAGAAGTACACACCACATATTAATGTTGCAGCTGGTGATGGATTCCCTGCTAAGGTGTTTTTCAATGGGGAAGAATGTGCTCTTCCACCAGACTTGCCCAGCACTGCATCATTTAAATCCAAAGTTGGTCTGTTGCCTGCAGTTTTGCTTGCTCTCTTCACTTTTCTTCTTTTGACGGATTGGTTACACTGA